A window of the Cicer arietinum cultivar CDC Frontier isolate Library 1 chromosome 6, Cicar.CDCFrontier_v2.0, whole genome shotgun sequence genome harbors these coding sequences:
- the LOC101508692 gene encoding putative cell wall protein, whose protein sequence is MAHRANYSFFALLLIFNILLVTTLQAVAARSIAKNSNNQDFEDAKFYWLKKHLGKKHIPGIGHIGFPPKFGLKPSPFVGGTGGSGVGSGSTGSGSGSGSTGRSYVPGGDDTFVPNPGFEVPIPGSGGAGGIVPPAVRP, encoded by the coding sequence ATGGCTCATAGAGCTAATTACTCTTTCTTTGCACTTCTTCTCATCTTCAATATCCTCCTTGTCACAACATTGCAAGCAGTTGCTGCACGCAGCATTGCTAAGAACTCCAACAACCAGGACTTTGAAGATGCTAAGTTTTATTGGCTCAAAAAGCATCTTGGTAAAAAGCATATTCCAGGCATTGGACATATTGGATTTCCACCAAAGTTTGGACTTAAACCTAGCCCATTTGTTGGTGGCACCGGAGGATCGGGAGTAGGTTCAGGATCCACAGGTTCAGGATCGGGATCAGGATCCACAGGTCGTAGTTATGTTCCTGGTGGCGACGACACATTTGTTCCAAACCCTGGCTTTGAGGTTCCAATTCCTGGCAGTGGTGGTGCCGGTGGTATAGTTCCACCAGCAGTTCGTCCATGA